From a region of the Paenibacillus sp. R14(2021) genome:
- a CDS encoding multicopper oxidase domain-containing protein translates to MPDAACVHWHGLDVPNAKDGVPGIESSPLI, encoded by the coding sequence TTGCCGGATGCGGCGTGCGTCCATTGGCATGGACTTGACGTGCCGAACGCGAAGGACGGCGTTCCCGGCATTGAGTCTTCTCCGCTGATTTAG
- a CDS encoding HD-GYP domain-containing protein, which yields MQVQRKAAIGPLLAVLVPVILFECLRFERHADITIRAPEGHFFFVTIVAALATIVAIAVGITGHRLRNIKVAFMSLAYLSLAGIFLLHGLTTPGFVIHGGDLPAMFAQLSLLLTSLWLCLSATSSDHWLIRRLSRWREWLIPIWLVLLGLIGLYTFRMPHDMEMMPLNSDPYKWIAAAITIAACLWTMYRYWQSYVHAGFPLQKAIVYSVSLLIAAQYIVIAGSTWKLSWWLYHLLLLGSMLVMLVGLLQQYFSQGSFSSSLRVLFQSDPRAWLEACKTPSVRALIMATEARDAYTAGHNNRVALYALRLGEEMELAKDELRAIAQGGVVHDVGKLKVPDAILNKAGKLTQEERLIIERHPVSGYDICKQLGFLNDELSVIRSHHEKWDGTGYPDRLSGESIPLLARITAVADVYDALTSSRSYRQAMSHEDAMQIITEGSGVHFCPSCVKAWQRLSSTDAEFLREIAASDRTIRLVHKAAQ from the coding sequence ATGCAGGTACAACGCAAAGCTGCCATTGGGCCTCTACTAGCAGTCCTTGTTCCGGTTATTCTATTCGAATGTCTGCGGTTTGAACGACATGCAGATATTACGATTCGCGCACCTGAGGGCCATTTCTTCTTCGTGACAATCGTAGCTGCGCTCGCGACAATTGTGGCAATTGCCGTGGGCATTACCGGCCATCGGCTTCGCAACATCAAGGTGGCATTCATGTCGCTGGCGTACTTGTCGCTGGCAGGTATATTTCTGCTGCACGGCCTAACGACGCCGGGATTCGTCATTCACGGGGGTGATTTACCTGCAATGTTCGCCCAGCTCAGTCTTCTTCTTACCTCGCTCTGGCTTTGCTTATCGGCAACCTCATCGGATCATTGGCTCATCCGGCGATTGTCCAGATGGCGGGAATGGCTTATCCCGATCTGGCTCGTGCTGCTTGGACTGATCGGCCTCTACACGTTCCGGATGCCGCATGACATGGAGATGATGCCGCTGAACAGCGATCCTTACAAGTGGATTGCGGCTGCAATTACGATAGCTGCCTGCTTATGGACAATGTACAGGTACTGGCAATCGTATGTGCATGCTGGATTCCCGCTGCAGAAGGCAATCGTCTACAGCGTAAGCCTTCTGATCGCGGCGCAATATATCGTAATCGCGGGCTCCACCTGGAAGCTCAGCTGGTGGCTGTACCACCTGCTGCTTCTCGGCTCCATGCTGGTTATGCTCGTCGGACTGCTGCAGCAGTACTTCTCGCAAGGCTCGTTCAGTTCTTCGCTCCGCGTGTTGTTCCAATCAGACCCGAGGGCCTGGCTTGAAGCCTGCAAGACGCCGAGCGTACGGGCGCTAATTATGGCAACGGAGGCGCGCGATGCCTACACAGCCGGCCATAACAACCGTGTTGCCCTCTACGCGCTTCGGCTTGGAGAGGAGATGGAGCTGGCCAAGGACGAGCTGCGCGCGATCGCGCAGGGCGGTGTCGTCCATGACGTCGGCAAGCTGAAGGTGCCGGATGCCATCTTGAATAAGGCCGGGAAGCTTACACAGGAAGAGCGATTGATAATTGAACGGCACCCGGTATCCGGTTATGATATCTGCAAGCAGTTGGGCTTTCTTAACGACGAGCTGTCCGTCATCCGTTCCCATCATGAGAAATGGGACGGGACCGGCTATCCCGACCGTCTGAGCGGTGAAAGCATTCCGCTGCTGGCGCGGATTACCGCCGTCGCCGACGTCTATGATGCACTGACGTCATCGCGTTCGTACCGGCAGGCGATGTCGCACGAGGACGCCATGCAAATTATTACCGAAGGCAGCGGCGTTCACTTCTGCCCCTCCTGTGTCAAAGCTTGGCAGCGTTTGTCCTCAACCGATGCGGAATTTCTCCGGGAAATCGCCGCAAGCGACCGCACGATCCGGCTTGTTCATAAAGCTGCACAATAG
- a CDS encoding PadR family transcriptional regulator, producing MNVQFKKGVLDLCVLALTAWEDRYGYELAVTMSAKFEVAVGSVYPLLNRLTQEGYFSTYLRESSEGPPRKYYKLTPQGHAHLMALISEWRSFSVAVDELIKEGVER from the coding sequence ATGAATGTGCAATTTAAGAAAGGCGTGCTCGACCTGTGCGTGCTGGCCCTGACCGCTTGGGAAGACCGGTACGGCTACGAGCTTGCGGTGACGATGTCGGCGAAATTCGAGGTGGCTGTAGGCAGTGTGTATCCCCTGCTGAACCGACTAACGCAGGAGGGGTATTTCTCCACGTACCTGAGAGAATCGTCCGAGGGTCCACCCCGAAAGTACTATAAGCTGACGCCGCAGGGCCACGCGCATTTGATGGCGTTGATCAGCGAATGGCGGAGCTTCTCCGTCGCGGTTGATGAACTCATTAAGGAAGGTGTCGAACGATGA
- a CDS encoding DUF4097 family beta strand repeat-containing protein, with amino-acid sequence MRNWLLVGIILLVVGLIGAFGTLQLGGDFSFGTEEVHQQQQISAAGINTVAIDSGSIDLTIVPTDSSEVKATLTGRASKKYMNKLKLKLKLKKEGDSLIVAFEGHTGFSMGVSILNLDMKLELPQQQYRQLKLDSGSGDIQLSGMAIDAIALDGGSGDMKLSQLQTKELLVSLGSGNVDASDIASGGNVTVKANSGDVAVERLAAKQLAVDIGSGNVDAADVEAEVKVDTGSGDVSLAQKDITQPVNLKTGSGNVSLMTDSRPSQAEITYSTGSGSFDNDWPDAKALRDEDVNGHLTFGTGSVPVHIRTGSGDLDVGARS; translated from the coding sequence ATGAGAAACTGGCTGCTCGTAGGCATTATTTTGCTGGTCGTCGGTTTGATCGGGGCATTCGGCACGCTGCAGCTAGGCGGGGATTTCTCGTTCGGCACGGAAGAGGTTCATCAACAGCAGCAAATTTCGGCGGCAGGCATTAACACCGTTGCAATTGACAGCGGCAGTATCGATCTAACGATTGTACCCACTGACAGCAGCGAGGTCAAAGCGACGCTGACGGGCCGCGCCAGCAAGAAGTATATGAATAAGCTTAAGCTCAAGCTCAAGCTGAAGAAGGAAGGCGATTCGCTGATTGTAGCCTTCGAAGGACATACCGGCTTCAGCATGGGCGTTAGCATCCTTAACCTGGATATGAAGCTGGAGCTGCCGCAGCAGCAATACCGCCAGCTGAAGCTGGATTCCGGCAGCGGCGATATTCAGCTCAGCGGCATGGCAATCGATGCAATTGCACTGGATGGCGGCTCGGGCGATATGAAGCTGAGCCAGCTGCAAACGAAGGAGCTGCTCGTTTCCTTAGGCAGCGGCAATGTGGATGCTTCCGATATCGCTTCGGGCGGGAATGTGACGGTCAAGGCCAACTCGGGCGACGTCGCGGTCGAGCGGCTTGCAGCCAAGCAGCTGGCCGTGGATATCGGCAGCGGGAATGTGGATGCCGCGGACGTCGAGGCCGAGGTCAAAGTCGACACGGGCAGCGGCGACGTCTCGCTCGCGCAGAAGGACATCACGCAGCCGGTTAATTTGAAGACAGGCAGCGGCAATGTGTCGCTTATGACGGATAGCCGGCCCTCGCAGGCTGAAATTACCTACAGCACAGGCTCGGGCAGCTTCGACAACGACTGGCCGGATGCAAAGGCACTTCGGGATGAGGATGTTAACGGCCATCTTACGTTCGGAACCGGATCGGTGCCGGTGCATATCCGCACGGGCTCGGGTGATCTGGATGTCGGCGCCCGCTCATAA
- a CDS encoding TRM11 family methyltransferase: MVEMMQTNNRTLYLYTVACHEDELELCSMEMRSLFGVEAEEGCVIIDKNIQVSRSPFIRGKLEVLLNETSSAAIAEQAADAVHLDGRTFKLTFIQGGLDYDSQRAVEKEIGWRIQGKADMRRPERLFGIAFVRGSYWFGAYEKSEPVWLRHNDKPQPYSTALGTRVARAVVNIAAPEIYEGLRVIDPCCGIGTVLIEAMSMGILIDGFDLNPLALKGARLNLAHFGMPDVVRKADMTSLELGAEGPYDAAVLDLPYNLCSVLPEEERLAMLRSVRGLARRIVIVTTEPIDEAITQSGMRIEDRCVVRKGKFERQIIACSRG, encoded by the coding sequence ATGGTTGAGATGATGCAAACGAATAACCGAACCCTGTATCTGTACACGGTCGCTTGTCATGAGGATGAATTGGAGTTATGCAGCATGGAGATGCGATCCTTATTCGGCGTTGAAGCAGAAGAGGGTTGTGTGATAATTGATAAAAACATTCAGGTCAGCCGCAGTCCCTTCATTCGAGGAAAGCTAGAGGTGCTGCTGAACGAGACGTCGTCTGCCGCAATTGCGGAGCAGGCAGCGGATGCTGTTCATTTGGACGGCCGGACGTTCAAGCTAACGTTCATTCAGGGAGGCTTGGATTATGACAGCCAGCGAGCCGTAGAGAAGGAAATCGGCTGGCGTATTCAAGGGAAAGCCGACATGCGCCGCCCAGAGCGGCTGTTTGGCATTGCCTTTGTACGGGGAAGCTATTGGTTCGGAGCGTATGAGAAGAGCGAGCCGGTCTGGCTGAGGCATAACGACAAGCCGCAGCCATATTCCACGGCGCTCGGCACGCGGGTGGCGCGGGCGGTGGTCAATATCGCGGCTCCCGAAATTTATGAGGGCTTGCGCGTCATTGACCCTTGCTGCGGCATCGGCACCGTTCTGATTGAGGCGATGTCGATGGGGATATTGATCGATGGTTTCGATTTAAACCCGCTGGCGCTCAAGGGGGCGCGCCTGAATTTGGCGCATTTTGGCATGCCAGACGTCGTGAGAAAGGCGGATATGACGTCATTGGAGCTAGGTGCGGAAGGGCCGTATGATGCGGCAGTGCTCGATCTGCCGTACAACCTGTGTTCTGTCCTTCCTGAAGAAGAGCGGCTCGCCATGCTGCGGAGTGTGCGCGGCTTGGCACGAAGGATCGTGATCGTGACGACGGAGCCGATCGATGAGGCTATTACGCAGTCGGGTATGCGGATCGAAGACCGCTGCGTCGTTCGCAAAGGCAAGTTTGAGCGGCAGATTATCGCCTGCAGCAGGGGATAG
- a CDS encoding aldose epimerase translates to MSRNNYEVEQIDDTYVLYKLKDARTNSSVTVCPERGAIATSCMLHGEELFYFDRPTFLDPQANIRGGNPILFPICGQLVDGKYEWEGRSYTMRNHGVARNRPWEVVSTKTDGEASLTVRLRSNESTLVEFPFAFELLFTYALVDGELQIRQTYSNLSDRSMPFYAGFHPYFRTENKNVVYATDATKYLDYNDNVVKPIEGIITLDGLKESVALLDATDRSIAFPRPGIGTIKLTYSEAFNYVVLWQVNGSPFICVEPWMALNSALNTRDGLPELEAGGKLDLTFAIGFMK, encoded by the coding sequence ATGAGCCGCAATAACTATGAAGTTGAACAGATCGACGATACATATGTCCTGTACAAGCTGAAGGACGCCCGCACGAATTCTTCCGTCACGGTGTGCCCGGAGCGCGGCGCCATCGCCACAAGCTGCATGCTGCACGGCGAGGAATTGTTTTATTTTGACCGCCCCACGTTTCTTGACCCGCAAGCGAATATCCGCGGCGGAAACCCTATCCTGTTCCCCATCTGCGGACAGCTGGTGGACGGCAAATACGAATGGGAGGGACGCAGCTACACCATGCGCAACCACGGCGTTGCCCGTAACCGTCCATGGGAGGTCGTGTCCACCAAGACGGATGGCGAAGCTTCGCTTACCGTTCGGCTGCGCAGCAATGAGAGCACGCTTGTCGAGTTCCCTTTTGCCTTCGAGCTGCTGTTCACGTATGCCCTGGTTGATGGCGAGCTCCAGATCCGCCAAACGTACAGCAACTTGTCGGATCGCAGCATGCCGTTCTATGCCGGCTTCCACCCTTACTTCCGTACGGAGAACAAGAACGTGGTCTATGCTACAGACGCGACGAAATACCTCGATTATAACGACAATGTCGTTAAGCCGATCGAAGGCATCATTACGCTGGATGGTTTGAAGGAATCCGTCGCGCTGCTGGATGCAACCGATCGCAGCATCGCTTTCCCGCGTCCGGGCATCGGCACGATCAAGCTGACCTACAGCGAGGCGTTCAACTACGTCGTGCTTTGGCAGGTGAATGGTTCGCCGTTTATTTGCGTGGAGCCTTGGATGGCGCTGAACAGCGCGCTGAATACCCGCGATGGGCTGCCTGAGCTCGAAGCCGGCGGCAAGCTGGATTTAACCTTTGCAATCGGGTTCATGAAATAA
- a CDS encoding S9 family peptidase, translating into MSSSESCHRAGIPCHVLAPRGESKGTVLLYHGWGSAIDHYLFFGAMIADWGYDVIVPELPEHGVRGKLDYGDTIVLERYFWQVVLKGAEEAAAITAELNEAAGTIAVIGHSAGGFIAAGAMIRSNRIQAGIVINGSCAWAKFEELYREKTGRRPMDAGEQAFLAKHDPYTRLALEDERALLMLHGTEDTTVPIDSQRYVVQTKPHLPLSRLQLVEYAGVNHHITLGMLEKANNWLQDTIVSKQTGSR; encoded by the coding sequence ATGAGTAGTTCGGAGAGCTGCCATAGAGCGGGCATACCTTGCCATGTACTGGCTCCGCGGGGAGAATCGAAGGGAACGGTTCTGCTGTATCATGGCTGGGGGTCTGCAATCGATCATTATCTGTTCTTCGGGGCGATGATCGCCGATTGGGGCTATGATGTTATCGTACCCGAGCTGCCCGAGCATGGCGTACGGGGGAAGCTGGATTATGGAGATACCATCGTCCTGGAACGGTACTTCTGGCAGGTGGTGCTGAAGGGCGCGGAAGAGGCGGCTGCAATCACGGCCGAGCTGAACGAAGCCGCCGGCACCATAGCGGTCATCGGACATTCCGCCGGCGGCTTCATCGCGGCAGGGGCCATGATCCGCAGTAATCGAATACAAGCCGGAATTGTAATTAACGGCTCATGCGCATGGGCCAAGTTCGAGGAGCTGTACCGGGAGAAGACCGGAAGACGTCCCATGGATGCCGGCGAACAAGCATTTCTGGCGAAGCATGATCCGTACACCCGCTTGGCGCTTGAAGACGAGAGGGCCTTGCTGATGCTCCACGGCACGGAGGATACGACAGTCCCGATCGACAGCCAGAGATACGTCGTGCAAACAAAGCCGCACCTACCGCTGTCACGCCTTCAGCTGGTGGAATATGCTGGAGTTAACCACCACATTACGCTTGGCATGCTGGAGAAGGCGAACAACTGGCTGCAGGATACGATAGTCTCCAAGCAGACGGGCAGCCGATGA
- a CDS encoding aldo/keto reductase: MLSPLGLGCWQFSKGRGLVGKFWPVLGDDAITAIVRTSLAGGINWFDTAEVYGGGRSEEALADALNAAGDAARGAHIATKWWPIMRTAGSIGRTIGERQRRLKDWPIDLYQVHQPFSFSSATAEMKEMAKLVKDGRIRHVGVSNFSAAKMREADQALRAQGLRLVSNQVKYSLLDRRIERSGILETAKELGVAIIAYSPLEQGLLSGKFHKNPELVRGITGPRKLSASFKPAGLQRTQPLIDRLEELAVKYDASPSQAALNWLIHANGDTVFAIPGASKPHHAEENIRAMRFRMSQDELRELADISEFCGKR, translated from the coding sequence ATGCTGTCTCCGCTCGGACTCGGATGCTGGCAGTTCAGCAAAGGCAGGGGTCTGGTCGGCAAGTTCTGGCCGGTGCTCGGCGACGACGCGATTACAGCAATTGTGCGCACCAGCCTCGCCGGCGGCATCAACTGGTTCGACACCGCCGAGGTCTACGGCGGCGGACGTTCTGAGGAAGCACTGGCGGATGCACTGAACGCGGCAGGGGATGCGGCGCGCGGCGCGCATATCGCAACGAAATGGTGGCCGATCATGCGGACCGCCGGCAGCATCGGGCGTACGATCGGCGAGCGGCAGCGGAGGCTGAAGGATTGGCCGATCGACCTGTATCAGGTGCATCAGCCGTTCTCCTTCTCCTCGGCTACGGCCGAAATGAAGGAGATGGCGAAGCTAGTGAAGGACGGCCGCATTCGGCATGTCGGCGTCAGCAATTTCTCCGCCGCGAAGATGCGCGAAGCCGATCAAGCCCTGCGCGCGCAAGGCCTGCGGCTCGTATCCAACCAAGTCAAATACAGCCTGCTCGATCGGCGCATCGAACGCAGCGGCATCCTGGAAACGGCCAAGGAGCTCGGCGTCGCCATCATTGCCTACTCGCCTCTCGAGCAGGGATTGCTAAGCGGCAAATTCCATAAGAACCCGGAGCTGGTACGGGGCATCACCGGCCCGCGCAAGCTCTCCGCCAGCTTCAAGCCGGCCGGCCTGCAACGGACGCAGCCGCTTATCGACCGGCTGGAAGAGCTAGCCGTGAAGTACGATGCATCGCCAAGCCAAGCGGCGCTGAACTGGCTGATTCACGCGAACGGCGACACCGTATTCGCGATCCCCGGCGCCTCCAAGCCGCATCACGCGGAGGAGAATATACGGGCGATGCGGTTTCGGATGAGCCAGGATGAGCTGCGGGAGCTCGCGGACATTTCGGAATTTTGCGGGAAGCGTTAG
- a CDS encoding HAAS domain-containing protein: protein MIRESYLRQLWELLAPVPEKLRREWTYDYEEHFRASAELGRSEEEAASELGDPRLIAKELLLNYRVEQANHKSGSITLVSRAVFAAVSLGFFNLIFVLGPFIAILGVLLSLWAVAAAVALSSLMAMYEGSFGGAITGLQATFISMALIGLGMLLGAGANWLTRAFAKLTLQYLKFNSKVIRVRRG, encoded by the coding sequence ATGATAAGAGAATCGTATTTGCGGCAATTGTGGGAGCTTCTTGCGCCCGTGCCCGAGAAGCTGCGCCGGGAATGGACGTACGATTACGAAGAGCATTTCCGGGCATCCGCGGAACTTGGCCGCAGCGAGGAGGAAGCGGCAAGCGAGCTGGGAGACCCTCGGCTGATTGCCAAGGAGCTGCTGCTGAACTACCGCGTGGAGCAAGCGAACCATAAGAGCGGCAGCATCACGCTTGTATCGCGCGCAGTTTTCGCTGCCGTGAGCTTGGGCTTTTTTAATCTGATCTTCGTCCTCGGGCCGTTTATTGCGATTCTTGGCGTGCTGCTCTCGCTTTGGGCCGTGGCTGCGGCCGTGGCGCTGTCTTCGCTGATGGCGATGTACGAGGGTTCGTTTGGCGGCGCGATTACGGGCTTACAGGCGACATTTATCTCCATGGCGCTTATTGGGCTTGGCATGCTGCTCGGCGCAGGGGCCAACTGGCTGACGCGTGCATTTGCGAAGCTGACGCTGCAATATTTGAAATTCAATTCCAAAGTGATAAGGGTGAGAAGAGGATGA
- a CDS encoding transcriptional regulator, with translation MIRANLNRKWLPLYEALASEVRLRILELLSETPMNVKELAGALGLSSAIVTMHTKKLEKGGLIDTKLVRRGGGTHKICSIAVSHVELTIPHTSEPAREFHEVSVPIGHYTDFDVHPTCGLATTERVIGQFDDPRYFIEPERMHAQILWFGKGYVEYRIPNYMLAGQTLEEIEISFEIGSEAPGVSADWPSDIHVYLNEKLLGVWTSPGDSGEGRGKLTPAWWTVNQYGWLKVIRVTSGGTFIDGQRLSDVTLQDVLLQRKDWLLRLAVPDDAEHVGGLTLYGEGFGNYNQSILFRTYRSAANNG, from the coding sequence ATGATACGCGCGAATTTAAATCGAAAATGGCTCCCTCTATACGAGGCGCTCGCAAGCGAGGTGCGGTTGCGCATTTTGGAGCTGCTCTCGGAGACGCCGATGAACGTGAAGGAGCTTGCCGGAGCGCTTGGCCTCAGCAGCGCGATTGTGACGATGCATACGAAGAAGCTGGAGAAAGGCGGGCTCATCGACACGAAGCTTGTCCGGCGGGGAGGCGGTACGCACAAAATCTGCTCCATCGCCGTCAGCCACGTAGAGCTGACGATTCCGCATACCTCTGAGCCGGCACGGGAATTTCACGAAGTGTCTGTTCCGATTGGGCATTACACCGATTTTGACGTCCATCCTACCTGCGGGCTGGCGACCACGGAGCGGGTAATCGGCCAGTTCGACGACCCTCGTTATTTCATCGAGCCCGAACGGATGCACGCGCAGATTCTATGGTTCGGCAAAGGGTACGTGGAATACCGCATCCCTAACTATATGCTGGCGGGGCAAACGCTGGAGGAGATCGAGATCTCGTTTGAAATCGGATCGGAAGCGCCGGGCGTCAGCGCGGATTGGCCTTCGGACATACACGTCTACCTCAACGAGAAACTGCTTGGCGTCTGGACAAGCCCCGGCGATTCCGGGGAAGGACGCGGCAAGCTTACGCCTGCCTGGTGGACCGTCAACCAATACGGCTGGCTGAAGGTGATCCGCGTGACAAGCGGCGGCACCTTCATCGACGGGCAGCGCCTCTCCGACGTGACGCTGCAGGATGTCCTTCTCCAGCGCAAGGACTGGCTGCTGCGTCTTGCCGTACCCGATGATGCCGAGCATGTGGGCGGCTTGACCCTCTATGGCGAAGGGTTCGGCAATTACAATCAATCCATCCTCTTCCGCACCTATCGGAGTGCCGCAAACAATGGTTGA